A part of Candidatus Electrothrix aestuarii genomic DNA contains:
- a CDS encoding HD domain-containing phosphohydrolase gives MRLVRKKNDPAGPHEEVVMQPWKILVIDDEPSVHTLTQLILKRMEFAGRKVQLLSAFSAQEAKEVLSRESDIAVALVDVVMESEHAGLDLVEYIREELCNRHVRLVIRTGQAGSAPEREVIDHYDIDDYKDKTELTAQKLYTAIRSALKAYRDIMIIDSNRQGLECILNATPGLYLPNFESIDQFFQGVLQQLIGLCQLGKNGLLCTVNGFISTFDSNHAQFRAGTGDFVQQKNNDQASECTDIIQTCSNIIKEGREPRPGELKPGSLLLPLGNKQQTPGFIYLENTHFLSDDDQHLIQVLVNQCSAALENLKLHFELKEANRDSLYMLAVAAEFKDKVTGAHIQRIAEYTRLLAEEMGMPEDEVRNLAQSSMLHDIGKLGIPDAILLKKGGLNKTELDVMRDHTTLGYRILEKHHGFQQAREIALNHHERWDGTGYPRGLKGEEIPLTARIVSVADVYDALLHERPYKEAWTPERCIETLQANAGTQFDPTVVAAFVRLAERGIVPVQLEKTSPEIND, from the coding sequence ATGCGACTCGTCAGAAAAAAAAATGACCCTGCTGGGCCACACGAGGAAGTCGTCATGCAACCTTGGAAAATACTGGTTATTGACGATGAACCTTCAGTCCACACCCTGACCCAGCTTATCTTAAAGCGTATGGAATTCGCTGGCCGTAAGGTGCAGCTACTTTCTGCTTTTTCCGCCCAGGAAGCCAAGGAGGTCCTGAGCAGGGAGAGCGATATTGCCGTAGCCTTGGTGGATGTGGTTATGGAAAGCGAGCACGCAGGCCTGGACCTTGTGGAGTATATCCGGGAAGAGCTCTGCAATCGGCATGTGCGGCTGGTGATCCGTACTGGCCAAGCTGGCTCGGCCCCGGAGCGCGAGGTGATTGATCATTATGATATTGATGATTATAAGGACAAAACTGAATTAACAGCCCAGAAACTCTACACCGCGATTCGTTCGGCGCTCAAGGCCTATCGCGACATCATGATCATTGACAGCAACAGGCAGGGGCTGGAGTGCATCCTGAATGCCACACCAGGACTATATCTCCCGAATTTCGAATCGATAGATCAATTTTTCCAGGGTGTCTTACAGCAGCTTATCGGCCTTTGTCAGTTAGGAAAAAACGGCCTGCTCTGCACAGTCAACGGTTTCATATCCACCTTTGACAGCAATCACGCCCAGTTTCGCGCAGGAACCGGGGACTTTGTTCAACAGAAGAACAATGATCAAGCCTCTGAATGCACAGATATTATCCAAACCTGTTCAAACATTATTAAGGAAGGGCGCGAACCCCGCCCCGGCGAACTGAAACCAGGCTCTCTCTTGCTGCCTCTGGGAAATAAGCAACAGACACCAGGTTTTATCTACTTGGAAAATACCCATTTTCTCAGTGATGATGATCAGCACCTTATCCAGGTTCTGGTGAACCAATGTTCAGCTGCCCTGGAAAATCTCAAACTTCATTTTGAGCTGAAAGAAGCCAACCGGGACTCCCTGTATATGCTGGCTGTGGCCGCAGAATTTAAGGATAAAGTTACAGGTGCTCATATTCAGCGCATTGCCGAATATACCCGCTTACTGGCAGAGGAAATGGGGATGCCGGAAGACGAGGTGAGAAATCTGGCTCAGTCCAGTATGCTGCACGATATCGGCAAACTGGGCATACCCGATGCCATTCTGCTCAAAAAAGGCGGTCTGAATAAAACAGAACTTGATGTCATGCGGGACCACACCACCCTGGGATACCGTATCCTGGAAAAACATCATGGATTTCAGCAAGCCAGAGAGATTGCTCTCAATCATCATGAACGTTGGGATGGCACCGGCTATCCAAGAGGACTCAAGGGAGAGGAAATCCCTTTAACGGCCCGCATAGTCTCAGTCGCAGATGTCTATGATGCCCTTTTGCACGAGCGTCCATATAAAGAGGCATGGACCCCGGAACGCTGCATTGAGACCTTGCAGGCAAATGCAGGCACCCAGTTTGATCCAACTGTCGTTGCAGCCTTTGTCCGTTTAGCAGAGCGAGGTATTGTTCCCGTCCAACTGGAAAAAACTTCCCCTGAAATAAACGATTGA
- the lpxB gene encoding lipid-A-disaccharide synthase — translation MTTHIMIVAGEASGDMHGARLVEAMQAMQPNLSFSGIGGRELAAAGVEMLFDASKLAVVGITEVLSHLGDILAARKALIHRMQEKKPALLILIDYPDFNLLLAAKAKKMGIPVFYYISPQVWAWRSGRVKKIGKLTNRVGVILPFEKDFYASRGIEVDFVGHPLKDTVKKDKVLTRDKFIRDHNLPIDPETRIIGLLPGSRSKEIRSLLPDFLAAAQILINKEPEQKWAFLLPQASTISEELLLESGLATCRAHTDKQLAIHVLTDNRYDLMAACDAVVAASGTVTLELAILGIPTLTTYRVSPRTYRLGRLLVRHIRFFSLVNLIADKEVIPELLQDDVTPETIAEHLQRMITDRVYRTTLLQGLAEVDEKLGPPGCAQRAAELAFTCMDKDG, via the coding sequence ATGACCACCCATATTATGATTGTAGCCGGAGAGGCCTCCGGTGACATGCACGGCGCCCGATTGGTAGAAGCAATGCAGGCCATGCAGCCTAATCTTTCTTTTTCCGGCATTGGCGGCAGAGAACTGGCTGCTGCCGGTGTAGAAATGCTTTTTGATGCCTCCAAACTGGCCGTAGTGGGTATCACTGAGGTATTGAGTCATCTCGGCGACATCCTGGCGGCCCGCAAGGCCCTAATTCACCGGATGCAGGAGAAAAAACCTGCCCTGCTAATCCTGATTGACTACCCGGATTTTAATCTCCTGCTCGCAGCCAAGGCAAAGAAGATGGGTATCCCGGTCTTCTATTATATCAGCCCCCAGGTCTGGGCTTGGCGGAGCGGACGGGTAAAAAAGATCGGCAAATTAACCAACCGAGTGGGGGTTATTCTTCCCTTTGAAAAGGATTTCTATGCCTCCCGAGGAATTGAGGTGGATTTTGTCGGCCATCCGCTTAAAGACACAGTGAAAAAAGACAAGGTACTCACCAGAGATAAGTTCATTCGTGACCATAATCTCCCGATTGATCCTGAGACACGGATTATTGGCCTTCTCCCTGGCAGTCGTTCCAAGGAAATCCGTTCTCTGTTACCTGATTTTCTTGCTGCTGCCCAAATCCTGATTAACAAAGAACCTGAACAAAAATGGGCTTTTCTCCTGCCCCAAGCCTCCACGATTTCGGAAGAGCTGTTGCTGGAAAGCGGCTTGGCCACCTGTCGGGCACACACAGACAAGCAACTTGCTATCCATGTCCTTACCGATAATCGCTATGATCTGATGGCTGCCTGCGATGCCGTTGTTGCCGCTTCCGGCACGGTCACCCTTGAGCTTGCCATTCTCGGCATCCCTACCCTGACCACCTATCGGGTTTCCCCCCGGACCTATCGCCTGGGCCGGTTGCTTGTTCGCCATATCCGCTTTTTCTCCCTGGTCAACCTGATTGCTGACAAAGAGGTTATTCCAGAACTCTTGCAGGATGACGTCACACCTGAGACTATTGCTGAGCATCTTCAGCGTATGATAACTGACCGTGTTTACAGAACGACTCTTCTTCAGGGGCTCGCTGAGGTCGATGAAAAACTCGGCCCGCCAGGATGCGCACAACGAGCTGCTGAACTTGCCTTTACTTGTATGGATAAGGATGGATAA
- a CDS encoding SIR2 family protein, protein MSNNMKKILILSANPKDTARIRFDEEIREIEESLKRSSLREQFAIKSSCAVGVRELRREILAHKPDIVHFSGHGEEEGLVLENEQGQKVLVPSDSITSLFSLCSEHIQCVVLNSCYSQNQAEGIQKHISYVIGMKKTVSDNAALEFAIGFYDGLYSGESIEKSFEFGCNAIELHNLPDHQTPILLKRDLTSHCNAADSPAHAAPGKIISSGSTSSTTSRMPKHTLPQGLMDAHQAGKLIPVVGAGVSMSLKDAEGKNLFPSWKQLLEYAAESLRREDKEKHAIGIEAMLMLDKFQEAANLANEGLTGRLWTNFFTKYIEEPLDRISDDNLSLPKAIWSISNRIITLNYDKVLRAACPNIARLKELDNKNSAGLSEFTNSRNTSPMVWHLHGRTDNISTLIFTAESYRKLYAEADAEYQAALEVFRGICRDNIILFVGCSLEDAELLQEMVKQHELFDKNTGPHYALVREENKAAIEQKIEGMPLELVTFSSFGEPLLGLIQEIAQPAVPEPTLLSEEPDKVREEEPAPSPVKNKKETVRIVLLSASPLDNEQEYWQLKEFRRIKNHIDHYSLSIANLNDLQGYDYILILTKVVKGKLLIENDYLCSERISFEDLVDNIGNETTNGLFFFVDQLPDEESIAGIQLPTLVFPSEDKKLFQAVGFQLFQKNNLEYFKDYIILNPDAFVLHPLNTKIPGNNLQKEKTPLPDSIDHKVLNGFVGRSDDLKNICRELMEMGEGEILTIKGSGGIGKTHTVKKIAVALADRAQFPGGIHFIDCEPVTDSKLFQFKAAAVFGLELAEAPWQHLRDHHDGKDRLVIFDNFEPLLHLDDTEKIKEILGKVTDYAKVVVTSREVLGVEAEKEYTIRPMVTDEAVELFQANFTAAENEVELLRQEILSRILDNNPLAIKLITANLPKGKSLVKLKEELEDDLFSTISDEELNIFDSESDRNIDRKRSIYGSILYSYRHLSEQEKIAFELLSLFPDGIHLEEFKRLTSKTEKKDKQLSLLITDRMVKALHDKSMIENNGGQLKHQSIIGRFAQAMIQQREDLEPLYRNAFSYNCRLATALFNMKNRFSNSSHTLEMFSSQQGNFLTAIKYCDCFDVDKEELLKFLNFLTILFVDICSLGGFIDELSNKINFFTDKQKQCANAILLYSKYVNGDFQEAFVTFTHLLPLDQISKLDKSSYTEELLAS, encoded by the coding sequence GTGTCGAATAACATGAAAAAGATCCTCATCCTATCCGCGAATCCAAAGGATACAGCGCGCATCCGTTTTGACGAAGAGATCCGTGAAATTGAGGAAAGTTTAAAACGATCAAGCCTGCGTGAGCAATTTGCAATAAAATCGTCATGCGCTGTTGGCGTCCGAGAGCTTCGGAGGGAAATTTTAGCGCACAAGCCAGACATTGTTCATTTCTCTGGACATGGGGAAGAAGAAGGGCTTGTTCTGGAAAATGAGCAAGGGCAGAAGGTACTTGTGCCATCTGATTCCATCACATCCCTGTTCTCTTTGTGCTCGGAGCATATTCAATGCGTCGTCCTCAATTCATGCTATTCCCAAAATCAAGCAGAGGGGATTCAGAAGCATATTTCCTATGTCATCGGCATGAAAAAAACGGTGTCAGACAACGCAGCTCTTGAGTTTGCTATTGGTTTTTATGATGGACTTTACAGTGGTGAATCAATAGAAAAATCGTTTGAGTTTGGTTGTAATGCTATAGAATTGCATAACCTCCCTGACCATCAAACCCCGATTTTATTAAAGCGAGACCTCACCTCCCACTGTAACGCTGCTGATTCCCCAGCACATGCAGCTCCAGGAAAAATAATTTCCTCAGGTTCAACTTCATCTACCACCTCCAGAATGCCCAAACATACCCTCCCGCAAGGCCTCATGGATGCTCATCAGGCTGGCAAACTCATTCCTGTTGTTGGTGCTGGCGTGTCCATGTCACTGAAGGATGCCGAAGGAAAGAACCTCTTTCCCAGCTGGAAGCAATTGTTGGAATATGCTGCTGAATCTTTACGAAGAGAGGATAAAGAAAAGCACGCAATCGGCATAGAAGCTATGCTGATGCTCGATAAATTCCAAGAAGCTGCAAATCTCGCCAATGAGGGACTGACTGGCCGTCTCTGGACAAACTTCTTCACGAAATATATTGAAGAGCCTCTGGATAGGATCTCTGATGATAACTTGTCCCTGCCAAAGGCCATCTGGAGCATCAGTAATCGAATAATCACCTTGAATTACGATAAGGTATTACGAGCTGCCTGCCCCAATATTGCCCGACTCAAGGAACTGGATAATAAAAATTCAGCAGGGTTATCTGAATTTACCAACAGCAGGAACACAAGCCCGATGGTCTGGCACCTGCATGGCAGGACTGATAATATTTCCACTCTGATTTTCACTGCTGAGAGCTATCGCAAACTCTATGCTGAAGCAGATGCTGAATACCAAGCTGCGCTGGAGGTCTTCCGAGGAATCTGCCGCGATAATATCATCCTCTTTGTTGGTTGCAGCCTTGAGGATGCCGAACTCCTTCAGGAAATGGTCAAGCAGCACGAGTTGTTTGATAAAAATACCGGGCCGCATTATGCACTGGTTCGGGAGGAGAACAAGGCGGCTATTGAGCAGAAAATAGAAGGAATGCCGCTCGAACTGGTGACTTTTTCTTCCTTTGGTGAACCCTTGTTGGGTCTCATTCAGGAAATTGCCCAGCCTGCCGTCCCGGAGCCCACTCTGCTTTCAGAAGAACCAGATAAGGTGCGCGAAGAAGAGCCCGCCCCGAGTCCAGTAAAAAACAAGAAAGAAACCGTCCGAATCGTCCTGCTTTCTGCCAGTCCATTGGATAACGAGCAGGAGTATTGGCAACTCAAGGAATTCCGGAGAATTAAGAATCATATTGATCACTACAGTCTGAGCATTGCGAATCTCAATGATTTACAAGGCTATGACTACATCTTGATTCTGACCAAGGTGGTCAAGGGTAAGTTGCTCATAGAAAACGACTACCTTTGTAGTGAGCGAATCAGTTTTGAGGACCTGGTGGACAATATTGGTAATGAGACAACCAACGGGCTGTTTTTCTTTGTTGATCAGCTTCCTGATGAAGAGAGCATTGCAGGTATCCAGCTCCCGACTTTAGTTTTTCCTTCGGAGGATAAAAAGCTCTTTCAGGCGGTCGGCTTCCAGCTCTTCCAGAAAAATAATCTCGAATACTTCAAAGATTACATCATCCTGAACCCAGACGCTTTTGTGCTTCATCCCTTGAACACAAAGATTCCCGGAAACAATCTCCAGAAGGAAAAAACGCCGCTTCCTGACAGCATCGATCATAAGGTGCTTAACGGTTTTGTGGGGCGCAGTGACGATCTGAAAAATATCTGTCGTGAGCTTATGGAAATGGGTGAAGGGGAAATCCTGACCATCAAAGGTTCTGGCGGGATCGGCAAAACGCACACGGTGAAAAAAATAGCTGTGGCCCTGGCTGATCGTGCGCAGTTTCCCGGTGGTATCCACTTTATTGACTGCGAACCTGTTACGGACAGCAAGCTGTTTCAGTTCAAGGCAGCTGCGGTCTTTGGTTTGGAGCTCGCTGAGGCACCCTGGCAGCATCTCCGTGATCATCACGATGGTAAAGATCGTCTGGTTATCTTTGATAATTTTGAGCCGTTGCTCCATCTTGATGATACGGAGAAAATCAAAGAGATTCTCGGTAAGGTGACGGATTATGCCAAGGTCGTGGTTACCTCCAGGGAGGTGCTGGGAGTAGAGGCGGAGAAAGAGTACACCATCCGCCCGATGGTCACGGATGAGGCAGTTGAGCTGTTTCAAGCCAACTTTACTGCTGCTGAGAATGAGGTGGAATTGTTGCGGCAGGAAATCCTGAGCAGGATTTTGGATAATAATCCGCTGGCTATCAAGTTGATTACAGCCAATCTGCCCAAGGGGAAAAGTTTGGTAAAGTTGAAGGAAGAGCTGGAAGATGATCTCTTCAGTACCATCAGCGATGAGGAACTTAATATCTTTGATAGTGAATCTGATCGTAATATTGATCGGAAGCGTTCAATCTACGGATCTATTCTCTATTCTTATAGGCATCTGAGTGAGCAGGAAAAAATAGCCTTTGAGCTGCTTTCACTGTTTCCTGATGGTATTCACCTTGAAGAATTCAAGAGATTGACCAGTAAAACGGAGAAGAAGGATAAACAGCTTTCTTTGCTGATTACAGATAGAATGGTCAAAGCCTTACATGATAAATCGATGATTGAAAATAACGGTGGGCAACTCAAACATCAGTCAATAATTGGTCGTTTTGCTCAGGCTATGATTCAACAACGTGAGGATCTTGAACCACTTTATCGAAATGCATTTTCCTATAACTGTAGGTTAGCTACAGCACTATTTAACATGAAAAATAGATTCTCAAATAGCAGTCATACATTAGAAATGTTCAGTAGTCAGCAGGGAAATTTTCTCACTGCTATCAAGTACTGTGACTGTTTTGACGTCGATAAGGAAGAATTACTAAAATTTTTAAATTTTTTAACAATTTTATTTGTTGATATATGCTCATTAGGAGGATTTATCGACGAGCTATCCAATAAAATAAATTTTTTTACGGATAAACAAAAACAATGTGCTAATGCTATCTTGCTATACTCTAAGTATGTTAATGGAGATTTCCAGGAAGCTTTTGTAACATTTACCCATTTGCTTCCGCTAGACCAAATTAGCAAATTAGATAAATCAAGCTATACTGAAGAATTACTTGCTAGTTAG